The Caviibacter abscessus genome window below encodes:
- a CDS encoding PolC-type DNA polymerase III — MNKICRLKPSDNINREFGLRDIQITEIRIVPSVLKELEIKIDIHSFDAINDIDKLKKIIDARLSIYSSKYKLSFILTPKFEYSNAQMSKIISFIINFLIITKKSLSILFSDYVTNVDNNNITIYLLQDLLVNQAYKNNINHDISKEIKKIFNLESNIEFKCKTNDISIEKKEEIEYVKVYENTENIILENKDDLVIGQTVEIQGQIFDMDIKRITTKNGEIKQIVKLYITNYETSYICKKLYNEKDNIDYIVSDYVNVKGTYKRDDRYTKEFYIDSKKITKTEGKIFKLIDDSNLKRVELSMKTNMSELSSNINSKKLNSIMKNLGYKAYAVNDLGVVHSFPFLYDKKDDSVKAILGMEAYVVDDNAKLIVNPSDELLDRETYVVFDIETTGLNPYSDKIIEIGAVKIQENKIIEKFSKFINPEIPIPKTITELTSITDDDVKDQDTIDIVLPQFLEFIGKSTLVAHNAKFDIGFVTEKAKQLNINTNFSYIDTIEWAKLTLPDQKRFSLDALCKKFNLVNEHHHRAVNDAEVTAQLFRKLLNLVMNMNVNTLSDVNEKLQLDVKIAPTIKTTILVKNQEGLKDLYELVSKSLVEYFGKGKPRIPKSLLEKKKKNLLISAAPTLGFNDSGELVSMYIRGIDKEEIEESAKFYDYIQIMPANCYETEIKQQEITDENYVIEMNKYFYELGKKLNQKVVAVGNVMYMYEYERIVKSVLQLANKEFKAFRFPTNNYFRTTKMMLDDFSYFDEEIREEIVIKNTNDIADMIDRVRPIPEGFYPPIIEGANEKVEKMTYDKAYELYGKNMPEIIKERINKELNSIIGNGFAVLYLIAQKLVKKSIENGYLVGSRGSVGSSIVAYLMGITEVNGLSPHYRCPNKDCKNIEIFDLAKSGVDLPVKNCPKCNTLYIRDGHAIPFEVFMGFNGEKVPDIDLNFSGEFQAEIHKYTEELFGADNVFRAGTISTLAENNAIGYVKKYFEEITKNIIKDKTIERFNVYDKNLDEQNIYREQLLENELKRQQAEILRVARMLEGARKTTGQHPGGMVVIPSNKSIFDFTPYQKPANDLNSDSTTTHFDYHVMDEQLVKLDILGHDDPTTLRNLQDLTNLDIYTIPLTDEKVLSIFSSTDALGVTSEQIGTELGTNGIPEFGTNFVKEMLKDTRPKTFTELVRISGLSHGTDVWLNNAKDYVNSGIATLNDIISVRDDIMNYLILQGMEKSVAFKIMEFVRKGLPSKKKDEWQKYKEMMKSSGIKDWYIESCEKIKYMFPKGHAVAYVMMAMRIAYFKVYYPLEFYTAYLNRKVSDFTLSKMNKSVDELKIRLNELNSISNKTVNDKAEINMIEILIEMDYRNVKLAPVDLYKSEATTFIIDDNKIRIPFVGVDKLGDVVARKIVEERNIKDFSSIEDLLNRTKINKSVYQTLKNNDCINGLNETDQGTLF; from the coding sequence ATGAATAAAATTTGTAGATTAAAACCAAGCGATAATATTAATAGAGAATTTGGATTAAGAGATATTCAAATAACGGAGATAAGAATAGTACCGTCTGTTTTAAAAGAGCTTGAAATTAAAATTGATATTCATTCATTTGATGCAATAAATGATATAGATAAATTAAAAAAGATAATTGATGCCAGATTGAGTATTTACTCAAGCAAATATAAGCTTAGTTTTATTTTAACGCCTAAATTTGAATATAGTAATGCTCAAATGTCAAAAATTATCTCTTTTATTATAAATTTTTTAATTATTACAAAAAAATCTCTTTCTATTTTATTTAGTGATTATGTTACAAACGTAGATAATAACAATATAACCATTTATTTACTTCAAGATTTATTAGTAAATCAAGCGTACAAAAATAACATAAATCATGATATTTCTAAAGAAATAAAAAAAATATTTAATTTAGAAAGTAATATAGAATTTAAATGTAAAACTAATGATATTTCAATAGAAAAAAAAGAAGAAATTGAATATGTAAAAGTATATGAAAACACTGAAAATATAATCTTAGAAAATAAAGATGACCTTGTTATTGGACAGACCGTTGAAATACAAGGTCAAATTTTTGATATGGACATAAAAAGAATTACTACAAAAAATGGAGAGATAAAGCAAATTGTTAAATTATACATAACAAATTATGAAACTTCATATATTTGCAAAAAGTTATATAATGAAAAAGATAATATTGATTATATAGTCTCTGATTATGTAAATGTTAAAGGGACATACAAAAGAGATGATAGGTACACAAAAGAATTTTATATTGATTCAAAAAAGATAACTAAAACTGAAGGAAAAATATTCAAATTAATAGATGATTCAAATTTAAAAAGAGTAGAACTTAGCATGAAAACTAATATGAGTGAATTAAGTTCTAATATTAATTCAAAAAAACTAAATTCTATTATGAAAAATTTAGGATATAAGGCGTATGCAGTAAATGATTTAGGTGTAGTACATAGTTTTCCTTTTTTATATGACAAAAAAGATGACAGCGTCAAGGCAATACTTGGTATGGAAGCATATGTTGTAGATGATAATGCTAAACTGATTGTAAATCCTTCTGATGAATTACTTGATAGAGAAACATATGTTGTATTTGACATTGAAACAACTGGATTAAATCCTTATTCAGATAAAATAATTGAAATAGGGGCAGTTAAAATTCAAGAAAATAAAATCATTGAAAAATTTTCAAAATTCATTAATCCTGAAATTCCAATACCAAAAACAATTACTGAATTAACTAGTATAACTGATGATGATGTAAAAGATCAGGATACAATTGATATAGTACTTCCACAATTTCTTGAATTTATTGGGAAATCAACTTTAGTAGCTCACAATGCAAAATTTGATATAGGGTTTGTAACGGAAAAAGCAAAACAACTAAACATAAATACAAATTTTTCATATATAGATACGATTGAGTGGGCTAAATTAACATTACCTGATCAAAAAAGATTTAGCTTAGATGCTTTATGTAAAAAATTTAATTTAGTAAATGAACATCACCACAGAGCCGTAAACGATGCTGAAGTTACTGCACAATTGTTTAGAAAATTACTTAATTTGGTAATGAATATGAACGTAAACACTTTATCCGATGTTAATGAAAAATTACAACTAGATGTTAAAATAGCACCAACAATTAAAACAACAATACTTGTAAAAAATCAAGAAGGACTTAAAGATTTATATGAACTTGTAAGTAAATCATTAGTTGAGTATTTTGGTAAAGGTAAGCCTAGAATACCTAAAAGTTTACTTGAAAAAAAGAAAAAAAATCTTTTAATATCAGCAGCTCCCACACTAGGATTTAATGATAGTGGTGAATTAGTTTCGATGTATATAAGAGGTATAGATAAAGAAGAAATAGAAGAAAGTGCAAAATTTTACGATTATATACAAATTATGCCAGCTAATTGCTATGAAACTGAAATTAAGCAACAAGAGATTACAGATGAAAATTATGTGATTGAAATGAATAAATATTTTTATGAGTTAGGTAAGAAATTAAATCAAAAAGTAGTTGCTGTAGGTAATGTAATGTACATGTACGAATATGAAAGAATTGTAAAAAGCGTACTACAACTTGCAAATAAAGAATTTAAAGCGTTTAGGTTTCCTACAAACAACTATTTTAGAACAACAAAAATGATGCTTGATGATTTTTCATATTTTGATGAAGAAATACGTGAAGAAATTGTAATAAAAAATACTAATGATATTGCAGATATGATAGATAGAGTAAGACCTATACCTGAAGGATTTTATCCACCCATAATAGAAGGTGCTAATGAAAAAGTAGAAAAAATGACTTATGATAAAGCATATGAATTATATGGTAAAAACATGCCTGAAATCATTAAAGAAAGAATAAATAAAGAACTTAATTCAATAATAGGTAATGGTTTTGCTGTTTTGTATCTTATAGCTCAAAAATTAGTAAAAAAATCTATTGAAAATGGTTATCTTGTTGGATCCAGAGGTTCTGTAGGATCTTCTATAGTTGCATATTTAATGGGGATAACAGAAGTTAATGGATTATCACCTCATTATAGATGTCCTAATAAAGACTGTAAAAACATTGAAATTTTTGATTTAGCTAAATCTGGAGTAGATTTGCCTGTAAAAAATTGTCCTAAGTGTAATACTTTATACATAAGAGATGGTCATGCAATACCATTTGAAGTATTTATGGGATTTAACGGAGAAAAAGTTCCTGACATTGACCTTAACTTTTCTGGAGAATTTCAAGCTGAAATACATAAATATACTGAGGAATTATTCGGAGCAGATAATGTATTTAGAGCTGGTACAATTTCAACTCTTGCAGAAAACAATGCCATTGGATATGTAAAAAAATATTTTGAAGAAATTACTAAAAATATAATAAAGGATAAAACAATTGAAAGATTTAATGTTTATGATAAAAATTTAGATGAGCAAAATATTTATAGAGAACAATTATTAGAAAATGAATTAAAAAGACAGCAAGCTGAAATACTTAGAGTTGCACGTATGTTGGAAGGTGCAAGAAAAACAACCGGACAACATCCTGGAGGAATGGTTGTAATACCATCAAATAAATCAATATTTGATTTTACACCATATCAAAAACCTGCAAATGATTTAAATTCAGATTCAACAACTACACATTTTGATTATCACGTTATGGACGAACAACTTGTAAAACTTGATATACTTGGACATGACGACCCAACAACATTAAGAAATCTACAAGATTTAACTAATCTTGATATATATACCATACCACTTACAGATGAAAAAGTACTAAGTATCTTTTCATCAACAGATGCTTTGGGAGTTACAAGTGAACAAATTGGAACTGAACTAGGTACAAATGGTATACCTGAATTCGGGACTAACTTTGTTAAAGAAATGTTAAAGGACACAAGACCTAAAACGTTTACAGAATTAGTTAGAATATCAGGATTATCGCACGGAACAGATGTTTGGTTAAACAATGCAAAAGATTATGTTAATAGTGGAATAGCAACATTAAATGACATTATTTCTGTAAGAGATGACATAATGAACTATTTAATACTCCAAGGAATGGAAAAATCAGTAGCATTTAAAATAATGGAATTTGTAAGAAAAGGGCTTCCTTCTAAGAAAAAAGATGAATGGCAAAAATATAAAGAAATGATGAAAAGTTCTGGAATAAAAGATTGGTATATTGAATCTTGTGAAAAAATAAAATATATGTTTCCTAAAGGACACGCTGTTGCCTATGTTATGATGGCAATGAGAATTGCATATTTTAAGGTTTATTATCCACTTGAATTTTATACTGCATATCTTAATAGAAAAGTTTCAGATTTTACATTAAGCAAGATGAATAAATCTGTTGATGAACTTAAAATTAGACTTAACGAATTAAATTCAATTTCTAATAAAACTGTAAATGATAAAGCTGAAATAAATATGATAGAAATATTGATTGAAATGGATTATAGAAATGTAAAATTAGCTCCAGTTGATTTATATAAGTCAGAAGCAACTACATTTATTATTGATGACAATAAGATAAGAATCCCGTTTGTAGGAGTTGATAAACTTGGTGATGTAGTAGCACGTAAAATTGTTGAAGAAAGAAATATAAAAGATTTTTCATCAATAGAAGATTTACTTAACAGAACAAAGATAAATAAATCTGTATATCAAACACTAAAAAATAATGATTGTATTAATGGATTAAATGAAACAGACCAAGGTACTTTATTTTAA
- a CDS encoding PD-(D/E)XK nuclease family protein, translated as MNITFKYFDISNPIQKSTEENILYLKNNSDFNDFFENVTLTDKIILKEEKEVMFFFTCLDDNQKKFFGINKYFDCIDLAYNYYRLIADLYENNISLADIKYEKWQKSHLENVYNIHNKMIDKVHEGIFVPRYLKYHKYEINNLYLKKYKKIIFINKMYTSMKEKEILSKINIPIEYHIYSNKDDFSEKKLMLTSFTLKYDNNKNIKAYNFTNEKTMLLAFTQYLSENTEKEIVINDICDDKSIYREINRNLFDYGTLETFEITKSYKILNHLEKILRTTNNKNSLLVNIYNSILDNDFVKFFNINLKQIDIIKNMVNMSKKYIENEYIQNILESTYNLENLYSKLAKTYIDEADIFLEAVTEILSTDEFFPNIINENADKIKLLLKYLDAKKIKQKLKSSVFKISKNISDAYVNELILLNIHSFASKKQTNYILNNNQRKELGLLVENDLKYVTYYDYIRQIYLADNVKLYYILNQEEEIDASSIFQNLFYIFNIVPISKNYGAKYMVTGSKFVYNPNIIDKSPNFLTYTDVLPKKEDDLYNLSLNGYSFYNFYEFPIVYMLNILTKKFSNIDYKDVSIDARFIGNIIHKLFETCINNKFYTYEEIKIEKNKLLLSHKEYIKREYYEIYDFLIFDSIIDEVYYFMNYYKDYNIESEKKIELEYKGIKIKYIMDAFLEKDNNKIILDFKTGSSNEEQEYQLSGYKIFTENQLNISIDKLILFYLFDTKKITEVKSKFDLIEFDNAILNFKNLKYYEVAKKIKDYNLKNVIRGDDYES; from the coding sequence ATGAACATAACATTTAAATATTTTGATATATCAAATCCGATTCAAAAAAGTACAGAAGAAAATATATTATATTTAAAAAATAATAGTGATTTTAATGATTTTTTTGAAAATGTTACATTAACGGATAAAATAATATTAAAAGAAGAAAAAGAAGTAATGTTCTTTTTTACTTGCCTTGATGATAATCAAAAAAAATTTTTTGGTATAAATAAATACTTTGATTGCATTGATTTAGCATATAATTATTATCGTTTAATAGCCGATTTATATGAAAACAATATAAGTTTAGCAGATATAAAATATGAAAAGTGGCAAAAATCACATTTAGAAAACGTATATAATATTCATAATAAAATGATTGATAAAGTACATGAAGGTATATTTGTTCCCCGTTATTTAAAATATCATAAATATGAAATTAATAATTTATATCTAAAAAAATATAAAAAAATTATATTTATAAATAAAATGTATACTTCAATGAAAGAAAAAGAAATATTAAGTAAAATTAATATACCTATTGAATACCATATTTACTCAAATAAAGATGATTTTTCTGAAAAAAAACTTATGCTAACGTCATTTACTTTAAAATATGATAATAATAAAAATATAAAAGCATATAATTTTACAAATGAAAAAACTATGTTATTAGCGTTTACACAATATTTAAGTGAAAATACAGAAAAAGAAATTGTAATTAATGATATCTGTGATGATAAATCAATTTACAGAGAAATAAATAGAAATTTATTCGATTATGGAACACTTGAAACATTTGAAATAACGAAAAGCTATAAAATACTTAACCATCTTGAAAAAATTTTAAGAACTACAAATAATAAAAATAGCTTATTAGTTAATATTTATAATTCAATTTTAGATAATGATTTTGTAAAATTTTTTAATATAAATCTAAAACAAATTGATATCATAAAAAATATGGTAAACATGTCAAAAAAATATATTGAAAATGAATACATACAAAATATTTTAGAAAGTACCTATAATTTAGAGAATTTATATTCAAAACTGGCGAAAACATATATAGATGAAGCTGATATATTTTTAGAAGCTGTAACAGAAATATTGTCAACAGATGAATTTTTTCCTAATATTATTAATGAGAATGCTGATAAAATTAAATTGTTATTAAAATATTTAGATGCAAAAAAAATAAAACAAAAACTTAAAAGTTCAGTATTTAAAATATCTAAAAATATAAGTGATGCCTATGTAAATGAATTAATACTATTAAATATTCATAGTTTTGCAAGCAAAAAGCAGACGAATTATATTTTAAATAATAATCAAAGAAAAGAACTAGGTTTATTAGTTGAAAATGATTTAAAATATGTTACTTATTATGATTATATTAGGCAAATTTATTTAGCTGATAATGTAAAATTATATTATATTTTAAATCAAGAAGAAGAAATAGATGCATCATCAATATTTCAAAACTTGTTCTATATATTTAATATTGTACCAATCTCTAAAAATTATGGTGCTAAATATATGGTAACGGGTTCAAAATTTGTATATAATCCAAATATAATTGATAAAAGTCCAAACTTTTTAACATATACAGATGTACTCCCAAAAAAAGAAGATGATCTGTATAATTTATCTTTAAACGGATATTCTTTTTATAATTTTTATGAATTTCCTATAGTATATATGTTAAACATATTAACTAAAAAATTTAGTAATATTGACTATAAAGATGTCAGTATTGATGCAAGATTTATAGGGAATATAATACACAAATTATTTGAAACATGTATAAATAATAAATTTTACACATATGAAGAAATTAAAATTGAAAAAAATAAGCTTTTATTAAGTCATAAAGAGTATATAAAACGTGAATATTATGAAATATATGATTTTTTAATTTTTGATTCAATAATTGATGAAGTATATTATTTTATGAATTATTATAAAGACTATAATATCGAATCTGAAAAGAAAATTGAATTAGAGTATAAAGGAATAAAAATAAAATATATAATGGATGCTTTTCTTGAAAAAGATAATAATAAAATAATATTAGATTTTAAAACAGGCTCTTCCAATGAAGAACAAGAATATCAACTTAGCGGTTATAAAATTTTTACAGAGAATCAGTTAAATATATCAATTGATAAACTTATTCTATTTTATTTATTTGATACAAAAAAAATAACTGAAGTAAAATCTAAATTTGATTTAATCGAATTTGATAATGCAATATTAAATTTTAAAAATTTAAAATATTATGAAGTTGCAAAAAAAATTAAAGATTATAATTTAAAAAATGTAATAAGAGGTGATGATTATGAAAGCTAA
- a CDS encoding UvrD-helicase domain-containing protein — MKAKIISASAGTGKTYTMALEFIKSLNNGISYDQILVITFTKKATFEIKERVLKFLKQIAFKEEGYEELVKNLKIDVDYSHLKNVYEIMIQNSENIRISTMDSFINKIFKNVIAPYKNLYKYEVVDTNSNEYLLNLLSNIMKDKRSLKIFKDFYDINPKVKKIENYTNDIKSILELKPFLYDLVNIELTVSEIKEYNFKYIKELLDDFLYRFKESYDLYSKVDVLFECKNEKQLFANISKNVLESKIIKKNEAANDYFKDNILPILCNFYYKQVIIKYNNIYRKFAKICYEFDEKNKFSSKSFTFNDITFFTKKYLYDKELNLINNKVATPMFLNILGGSIETMMIDEFQDTSYIQFYLFLPIIKTCKNLLIVGDEKQSIYGFRGGDKRLFINLDTILKNNISDIEIKKLNLNTCYRSKENIIKFVNDVFCNLNDFEYTNVNFIKPNGYVNASILDKTTELEPFVCDIIEKNNHYNNTAILFRNNKDIDNFSKELEIRNIKYQSIASNSIEKIKSVMAIYKLVHYLYSGNIYSLLEFLRSDLIGFNLKKIRDFLEDNNFTDIVIDNINKLKSNHKNFKKRYIKYFGYGINPSNEDILNINKFLDIIDSKNSLKEFLDYYDENSKNIKKENAIEDEGIKLLTIHKSKGLEFDNVYTFVKLKTNTYRDFTLVKEYDENFNLIEAIFIKKKDVIINLNHGKYYLNLYNKISYDDEINNMYVALTRAKSNMCVFVLDDSLNITTNKNYGELENFDIIESNDEEYHFTNSNFYLDTQYIEYDKKQNHSIVIEQKRKIGLAVHYFFQYLLNEKYEKYAYSMLLKKYGNLIGEKLLNIIKEKCIKYVKQNQDIFNEKYEVHTEFEIFNENNEKYIIDRINIDHKNKNIYIYDYKTIKEPDNIEKYKKQIENYKNIIESQYKGYNVNTKLLSINIF; from the coding sequence ATGAAAGCTAAAATAATTAGTGCCAGTGCTGGAACTGGAAAAACATACACCATGGCTCTTGAATTTATTAAATCACTAAATAATGGCATTTCTTATGATCAAATATTAGTTATTACATTTACTAAAAAAGCTACATTTGAAATCAAGGAAAGAGTATTAAAATTTTTAAAACAAATTGCATTTAAAGAAGAAGGATATGAAGAATTAGTTAAAAATTTAAAAATTGATGTAGATTATTCACATTTAAAAAATGTTTATGAAATCATGATACAAAATTCTGAAAATATTAGAATATCTACTATGGATAGTTTTATTAATAAAATATTTAAAAATGTTATAGCCCCATATAAAAACTTATATAAATATGAAGTTGTCGATACTAATTCAAATGAATATTTGTTGAATTTATTATCAAATATAATGAAAGACAAAAGATCATTAAAAATTTTTAAAGACTTTTACGATATTAATCCTAAAGTTAAAAAGATTGAAAACTATACTAATGATATAAAATCAATACTAGAATTAAAACCATTTTTATATGACTTAGTAAATATTGAACTTACAGTTAGTGAAATTAAAGAATATAATTTCAAATATATTAAAGAATTATTAGATGATTTTTTATATAGATTTAAAGAATCTTATGATTTATACTCAAAAGTTGATGTACTCTTTGAATGTAAAAATGAAAAACAATTATTTGCAAATATTTCCAAAAATGTTCTGGAAAGTAAAATTATTAAAAAAAATGAAGCCGCAAACGACTACTTTAAAGATAATATACTTCCAATTTTATGTAATTTTTATTATAAACAAGTTATTATCAAATATAACAATATTTATAGAAAGTTTGCAAAAATTTGTTATGAATTTGATGAAAAGAATAAATTTAGTTCCAAAAGTTTTACTTTCAATGATATAACTTTTTTTACAAAAAAATATTTGTATGATAAAGAATTAAATTTAATTAATAATAAAGTTGCAACACCTATGTTTTTAAATATATTAGGTGGAAGCATTGAAACAATGATGATAGATGAATTTCAAGATACAAGTTATATTCAATTTTATTTATTTCTTCCAATAATAAAAACTTGTAAAAATTTATTAATTGTTGGTGATGAAAAACAAAGTATTTATGGATTTAGAGGTGGGGATAAAAGATTATTCATAAATCTTGATACAATATTAAAAAATAATATTTCCGATATCGAAATTAAAAAATTAAATTTAAATACTTGTTATAGAAGTAAAGAAAATATTATTAAATTTGTTAATGATGTTTTTTGTAATCTAAATGATTTTGAATATACCAATGTCAACTTTATTAAACCTAATGGATATGTAAATGCTTCAATCTTGGATAAAACAACTGAACTAGAACCATTTGTTTGTGATATTATTGAGAAAAATAATCATTACAATAATACTGCAATATTATTTAGAAATAATAAAGATATTGATAATTTTTCAAAAGAATTAGAAATTAGAAATATAAAATATCAATCAATTGCATCAAACTCGATCGAAAAAATAAAATCTGTAATGGCAATATATAAACTGGTACATTATCTGTATTCGGGAAATATATATTCACTTTTGGAGTTTCTAAGAAGTGATTTAATTGGATTTAATTTGAAAAAAATTAGAGATTTTCTGGAAGACAATAATTTTACAGATATTGTAATAGATAATATAAATAAATTAAAAAGTAATCATAAAAATTTTAAAAAACGATATATTAAATATTTTGGATATGGTATAAATCCAAGTAATGAAGATATATTAAATATTAATAAATTTTTAGATATTATTGATAGTAAAAATAGTTTAAAAGAATTTTTAGACTATTATGATGAAAATTCAAAGAATATAAAAAAAGAAAATGCCATAGAAGATGAAGGCATTAAATTATTAACAATTCATAAATCTAAAGGACTTGAATTTGATAATGTTTATACTTTTGTAAAACTTAAAACAAATACATATAGAGACTTTACTTTAGTAAAAGAATATGATGAAAATTTTAATTTGATTGAAGCAATTTTTATTAAGAAAAAAGATGTTATTATTAATCTTAATCATGGAAAGTATTATTTGAACTTATATAATAAAATTTCTTATGATGATGAAATAAACAACATGTATGTTGCTCTTACACGTGCAAAATCAAATATGTGTGTATTTGTATTAGACGATAGTTTAAATATAACAACAAATAAAAATTATGGCGAATTGGAGAATTTTGACATTATTGAATCTAATGATGAAGAATACCATTTTACAAATAGTAATTTTTATTTAGATACACAATACATTGAATATGATAAAAAACAAAATCATAGCATAGTTATTGAACAAAAAAGGAAAATTGGTTTAGCTGTTCATTATTTTTTTCAATACTTATTAAATGAAAAATATGAAAAATATGCTTATTCAATGTTATTAAAAAAATATGGAAATTTAATTGGAGAAAAGTTATTAAATATCATTAAAGAAAAATGTATTAAATATGTAAAACAAAATCAAGACATTTTTAATGAAAAATATGAAGTTCATACTGAATTTGAGATATTTAATGAAAATAATGAAAAATATATAATTGATAGAATAAATATAGATCACAAAAATAAAAATATATATATTTATGATTATAAAACTATAAAAGAGCCAGATAATATTGAAAAATATAAAAAACAAATTGAAAATTATAAAAATATAATTGAAAGTCAATATAAAGGATACAATGTAAATACAAAATTATTATCTATTAATATATTTTAA
- a CDS encoding glucose-1-phosphate adenylyltransferase, with protein sequence MEVLAMILAGGRGSRLDILSQNRVKPSVPFGGKFRIIDFTLSNCSNSGIYNVALLTQYLPLSLNEHIGAGKPWDLDRRDSSVTLLQPFENSSGQSSWYKGTADAIRQNMRFIKNKKPKYVLILSGDHIYKMNYSWMLNEHKKNNASVTVAVKTVNMEESSRFGIFEIDENNKIISFEEKPENPKSNLASMGVYLFNTDALIKYIENATQSDLDFGKHIIPEMLNKNEKVFINKFDGYWMDVGTYDSYHEANLDLIKKSEEIGINLYDEGWKIYTQSKNSAPVRIGITGRIINSLVCDGCKIEGMVENSVIGPNVTVRVGTTIKNSIIFENTYIAENSHIDTAIIDKNVIIGKFALVGHGNNYLPNKEKSDLLYNGISVIGKGSLVEDNSIIGRNVRIFSNMRIFNGSNIESGETIK encoded by the coding sequence ATGGAAGTTTTAGCAATGATATTAGCTGGTGGAAGAGGCTCAAGGCTTGATATTCTTTCACAAAATAGAGTAAAACCTAGTGTTCCTTTTGGAGGAAAATTTAGAATTATTGATTTTACTCTTAGTAATTGTTCCAATTCAGGCATATATAATGTCGCATTATTAACTCAATATTTACCACTTTCATTAAATGAACATATCGGTGCAGGAAAACCTTGGGATTTAGATAGAAGAGATTCCAGCGTAACTCTACTTCAACCATTTGAAAATAGTAGCGGTCAATCATCATGGTATAAGGGAACAGCTGATGCAATTAGACAAAATATGAGATTTATAAAAAATAAAAAGCCCAAATATGTTTTGATTTTATCAGGTGATCACATATATAAAATGAACTATTCTTGGATGTTAAATGAGCATAAGAAAAATAATGCATCTGTTACAGTTGCAGTAAAGACTGTAAATATGGAAGAAAGTTCTAGATTCGGTATATTTGAAATAGATGAAAACAACAAGATAATTTCATTTGAAGAAAAGCCTGAAAATCCAAAAAGTAATTTAGCCTCAATGGGAGTATATCTTTTTAATACAGACGCTTTAATTAAATATATTGAAAATGCAACTCAAAGTGATTTAGATTTTGGTAAACATATAATTCCTGAGATGCTTAATAAAAATGAAAAAGTATTCATAAATAAATTCGATGGTTATTGGATGGACGTAGGAACTTATGACTCATATCATGAAGCCAATCTTGATTTAATAAAAAAATCTGAAGAAATTGGAATTAATCTATATGATGAAGGCTGGAAGATATATACACAATCAAAAAATTCAGCTCCAGTAAGAATTGGGATAACTGGTCGTATCATCAATTCGCTTGTATGTGATGGGTGTAAGATTGAAGGAATGGTAGAAAATTCTGTTATAGGTCCAAATGTTACTGTTAGAGTAGGAACAACAATAAAAAATAGTATTATATTTGAAAACACATATATTGCAGAAAATTCTCATATTGATACTGCCATAATAGATAAAAATGTTATAATTGGTAAATTTGCATTAGTGGGTCACGGAAATAATTATTTACCTAATAAAGAAAAATCTGATTTATTATATAACGGTATAAGTGTAATTGGTAAAGGCTCATTAGTAGAAGATAACAGTATTATCGGACGTAATGTAAGAATTTTTTCAAATATGAGAATATTTAATGGCTCAAATATTGAAAGTGGAGAAACTATTAAATAG